From one Triticum aestivum cultivar Chinese Spring chromosome 4B, IWGSC CS RefSeq v2.1, whole genome shotgun sequence genomic stretch:
- the LOC123094006 gene encoding inositol-pentakisphosphate 2-kinase IPK1 isoform X3, which translates to MEVALQACDAADWVYKGEGAANLILSYTGSSPSMLGKVMRAKKVLNDKAQPAPNYVNFSSYEQLMWGDIPELIESVKQGRLQGALQHAGSREAGLQPQEGQAQRLHVLVQEAHHLRRPRATQPRREHLREPGSPDAMGKGQTCIDIVVIAESVVLLYP; encoded by the exons ATGGAGGTGGCGCTGCAGGCGTGTGATGCCGCGGACTGGGTCTACAAGGGAGAGGGCGCGGCGAATCTCATCCTCAGCTACACCGGCTCCTCACCCTCCATG CTTGGCAAGGTAATGCGGGCCAAGAAGGTCCTAAATGACAAGGCACAACCAGCACCAAACTATGTAAACTTCTCAAGCTACGAGCAGCTCATGTGGGGTGACATCCCAGAATTGATCGAGTCTGTCAAGCAAG GCCGTCTTCAGGGAGCTCTGCAACATGCTGGATCCAGGGAAGCCGGTCTTCAACCCCAAGAAGGGCAAGCCCAGCGTCTTCATGTCCTGGTTCAAGAGGCCCATCATCTACGACGTCCGCGCGCGACCCAACCTCGTCGAGAGCACCTCCGGGAGCCGGGATCTCCAGATG CCATGGGCAAGGGACAGACTTGCATCGACATCGTGGTCATTGCCGAATCGGTAGTATTGCTATATCCGTAG
- the LOC123094006 gene encoding inositol-pentakisphosphate 2-kinase IPK1 isoform X2 yields MEVALQACDAADWVYKGEGAANLILSYTGSSPSMLGKVMRAKKVLNDKAQPAPNYVNFSSYEQLMWGDIPELIESVKQGSVAQAYAVHVMSQHAVFRELCNMLDPGKPVFNPKKGKPSVFMSWFKRPIIYDVRARPNLVESTSGSRDLQMPWARDRLASTSWSLPNR; encoded by the exons ATGGAGGTGGCGCTGCAGGCGTGTGATGCCGCGGACTGGGTCTACAAGGGAGAGGGCGCGGCGAATCTCATCCTCAGCTACACCGGCTCCTCACCCTCCATG CTTGGCAAGGTAATGCGGGCCAAGAAGGTCCTAAATGACAAGGCACAACCAGCACCAAACTATGTAAACTTCTCAAGCTACGAGCAGCTCATGTGGGGTGACATCCCAGAATTGATCGAGTCTGTCAAGCAAGGTTCTGTGGCTCAAGCTTATGCGGTACATGTCATGAGCCAACAT GCCGTCTTCAGGGAGCTCTGCAACATGCTGGATCCAGGGAAGCCGGTCTTCAACCCCAAGAAGGGCAAGCCCAGCGTCTTCATGTCCTGGTTCAAGAGGCCCATCATCTACGACGTCCGCGCGCGACCCAACCTCGTCGAGAGCACCTCCGGGAGCCGGGATCTCCAGATG CCATGGGCAAGGGACAGACTTGCATCGACATCGTGGTCATTGCCGAATCGGTAG
- the LOC123094006 gene encoding uncharacterized protein isoform X4 — MEVALQACDAADWVYKGEGAANLILSYTGSSPSMLGKAVFRELCNMLDPGKPVFNPKKGKPSVFMSWFKRPIIYDVRARPNLVESTSGSRDLQMELWFEDVPGCLLHRCSWVFLGVCLLHRCSWMFLAVCTSWVGVCAS, encoded by the exons ATGGAGGTGGCGCTGCAGGCGTGTGATGCCGCGGACTGGGTCTACAAGGGAGAGGGCGCGGCGAATCTCATCCTCAGCTACACCGGCTCCTCACCCTCCATG CTTGGCAAG GCCGTCTTCAGGGAGCTCTGCAACATGCTGGATCCAGGGAAGCCGGTCTTCAACCCCAAGAAGGGCAAGCCCAGCGTCTTCATGTCCTGGTTCAAGAGGCCCATCATCTACGACGTCCGCGCGCGACCCAACCTCGTCGAGAGCACCTCCGGGAGCCGGGATCTCCAGATG GAGCTCTGGTTTGAAGATGTTCCTGGGTGTTTACTTCATAGATGTTCCTGGGTGTTCCTGGGTGTTTGTTTACTTCATAGATGTTCCTGGATGTTCCTGGCTGTTTGCACTTCTTGGGTGGGTGTTTGCGCTTCCTGA
- the LOC123094006 gene encoding uncharacterized protein isoform X1 produces the protein MEVALQACDAADWVYKGEGAANLILSYTGSSPSMLGKVMRAKKVLNDKAQPAPNYVNFSSYEQLMWGDIPELIESVKQGSVAQAYAVHVMSQHAVFRELCNMLDPGKPVFNPKKGKPSVFMSWFKRPIIYDVRARPNLVESTSGSRDLQMELWFEDVPGCLLHRCSWVFLGVCLLHRCSWMFLAVCTSWVGVCAS, from the exons ATGGAGGTGGCGCTGCAGGCGTGTGATGCCGCGGACTGGGTCTACAAGGGAGAGGGCGCGGCGAATCTCATCCTCAGCTACACCGGCTCCTCACCCTCCATG CTTGGCAAGGTAATGCGGGCCAAGAAGGTCCTAAATGACAAGGCACAACCAGCACCAAACTATGTAAACTTCTCAAGCTACGAGCAGCTCATGTGGGGTGACATCCCAGAATTGATCGAGTCTGTCAAGCAAGGTTCTGTGGCTCAAGCTTATGCGGTACATGTCATGAGCCAACAT GCCGTCTTCAGGGAGCTCTGCAACATGCTGGATCCAGGGAAGCCGGTCTTCAACCCCAAGAAGGGCAAGCCCAGCGTCTTCATGTCCTGGTTCAAGAGGCCCATCATCTACGACGTCCGCGCGCGACCCAACCTCGTCGAGAGCACCTCCGGGAGCCGGGATCTCCAGATG GAGCTCTGGTTTGAAGATGTTCCTGGGTGTTTACTTCATAGATGTTCCTGGGTGTTCCTGGGTGTTTGTTTACTTCATAGATGTTCCTGGATGTTCCTGGCTGTTTGCACTTCTTGGGTGGGTGTTTGCGCTTCCTGA